From the Desulfovibrio sp. UIB00 genome, one window contains:
- a CDS encoding 2-amino-3,7-dideoxy-D-threo-hept-6-ulosonate synthase, with protein MYLGKKIRLERIINRTNGRTIIVPMDHGVTIGAVEGLVDMRDTVNDMATGGADAVLMHKGLVRCGHRNAGSDIGLIIHLSASTALSPLGNTKTLVGTVEEAIKHGADCVSVHVNLGDPNERLMLADLGRVAESCDNWGIPLLAMMYARGPQIQNGYAKDVVAHCARVGVELGADIVKVPYTGDAESFSEVVAACCVPVVIAGGERMDSTRQILQMVQDSLSAGGAGISVGRNVFQHPNRVALVKALRAIVHDNASVDQAMEIVGE; from the coding sequence ATGTACCTTGGAAAAAAAATCCGCCTGGAACGCATCATCAACCGCACAAATGGCCGTACCATCATTGTTCCCATGGATCACGGAGTGACCATCGGCGCGGTTGAAGGCTTGGTGGACATGCGCGACACCGTCAACGACATGGCCACAGGCGGCGCGGACGCAGTGCTCATGCACAAGGGCCTTGTGCGTTGCGGACACCGCAACGCGGGCAGCGACATCGGCCTTATCATCCACCTCTCCGCCTCCACCGCTCTTTCGCCCCTCGGCAACACCAAAACCCTCGTTGGCACGGTTGAAGAAGCCATCAAGCACGGCGCGGACTGCGTTTCGGTGCACGTCAATCTGGGCGACCCCAATGAACGCCTCATGCTGGCCGATCTGGGCCGGGTGGCCGAATCGTGCGACAACTGGGGCATTCCGCTGCTGGCCATGATGTACGCGCGCGGCCCGCAGATTCAGAACGGCTACGCCAAGGATGTGGTTGCCCATTGCGCTCGCGTGGGTGTCGAGCTGGGCGCGGACATCGTCAAGGTGCCCTATACCGGCGATGCGGAAAGCTTCTCTGAAGTCGTGGCCGCCTGCTGCGTGCCCGTGGTTATCGCCGGTGGCGAGCGCATGGATTCCACCCGCCAGATCCTCCAGATGGTTCAGGATTCACTGAGTGCAGGCGGCGCGGGCATTTCCGTGGGCCGCAACGTATTCCAGCATCCCAACCGCGTTGCCCTGGTCAAGGCCCTGCGCGCCATTGTACACGACAACGCTTCCGTGGATCAGGCCATGGAAATTGTAGGAGAGTAA
- a CDS encoding DHH family phosphoesterase, which translates to MAGATDHIALLQKWRAGLSKDDRWCILINADPDALASALALKRIMIHKVHNVDIARINEVTRPDNLAMIRYLNIPVRPWQPENADQYTHFAMVDSQPHHSKAFQGLHFDCIIDHHPLPRVANNITACSLAGPALLRDIRPNMGATSTMMARYLKALRMRPGPRLATALLYGIRTDTAAFERSGGEDDFRAYQWLSRHADNGLLRRILRSEYLREWLPLFSRAFRSLADCRGGGAFASLNEVNSADLLVAVADFFTRVHGLRWIAVSGVVDKTVIVIFRGDGGRDIGRLADACFYDVGEAGGHRNLARAEFPLSAVPEGVKPGEFVLRRIETRKLRRKATPPDAPSDPAERGAA; encoded by the coding sequence ATGGCTGGCGCCACAGACCACATCGCCCTGCTGCAAAAATGGCGGGCAGGTCTCAGCAAGGACGACCGCTGGTGCATCCTCATCAATGCCGACCCCGATGCCCTGGCATCGGCGCTGGCGCTCAAGCGTATTATGATCCACAAGGTGCACAACGTGGACATTGCGCGCATCAATGAGGTGACCCGGCCCGACAACCTGGCCATGATCCGCTATCTGAACATCCCGGTGCGCCCCTGGCAGCCTGAAAATGCCGACCAGTACACCCACTTTGCCATGGTGGATTCCCAGCCGCACCATAGCAAGGCTTTTCAGGGCCTGCACTTTGACTGCATCATCGACCACCATCCCCTGCCCCGCGTCGCCAACAACATTACGGCATGCTCACTGGCTGGCCCGGCCTTGCTGCGTGATATCCGCCCCAACATGGGCGCCACCAGCACCATGATGGCCCGCTATCTCAAGGCCCTGCGCATGCGCCCAGGGCCAAGGCTTGCCACAGCCCTGCTGTACGGCATACGCACAGACACGGCGGCTTTTGAGCGCTCCGGCGGCGAAGACGATTTTCGCGCGTATCAGTGGCTTTCGCGCCATGCGGACAACGGCCTGCTGCGACGTATTCTGCGTAGCGAATACCTGCGGGAATGGCTGCCGCTGTTTTCACGTGCATTCCGTTCCCTTGCCGACTGCCGAGGCGGCGGGGCCTTTGCCTCGCTCAACGAGGTCAACAGCGCAGACCTTTTGGTGGCAGTGGCGGACTTTTTCACACGGGTGCACGGCCTGCGGTGGATAGCCGTGAGCGGCGTGGTGGACAAAACCGTTATCGTGATCTTTCGCGGCGATGGCGGGCGGGACATTGGCCGTCTGGCGGACGCCTGTTTTTACGACGTGGGCGAGGCTGGCGGTCATCGCAATCTGGCCCGCGCGGAGTTTCCCCTGTCAGCAGTGCCGGAAGGGGTCAAACCCGGCGAATTTGTGCTCAGGCGGATTGAAACGCGCAAGCTGCGGCGCAAAGCAACACCCCCGGATGCCCCCTCAGACCCCGCAGAACGTGGCGCAGCCTGA
- a CDS encoding 3-dehydroquinate synthase II family protein yields the protein MSRIYFNCVPFDKGDVTLALESGVDGVIVPRKHVEEVSGLSRCPVLAAEDTAMVALNVKADEEAVLERLHKGERVVLARGWEVIPVENLLAQSDSVLAEAATLDEARLAAGILERGVAGIVVSREAVADLKTIVSQCKLAQGHEELLPAVITRVESVGLGHRVCADTLSILRKGQGMLVGNSSAFTFLVHAETERNEYVAARPFRVNAGAVHAYVRLPGDKTTYLGEFKAGQEVLIVDANGETSLATLGRVKIEVRPMLLVEAQVTTEDGVKTGAVFLQNAETIRLTTPGGEPVSVVSLKPGDTVLCRLDEAGRHFGMRIREDIREI from the coding sequence ATGTCCCGCATCTATTTCAACTGCGTTCCCTTTGACAAGGGCGATGTGACTCTGGCGCTGGAATCCGGCGTGGACGGCGTTATTGTGCCGCGCAAGCATGTGGAAGAAGTTTCCGGTCTTTCGCGCTGCCCTGTGTTGGCTGCCGAGGATACCGCCATGGTGGCGCTCAACGTCAAGGCAGACGAAGAAGCCGTGCTCGAACGGCTGCACAAGGGCGAGCGTGTGGTTCTCGCTCGCGGCTGGGAGGTAATACCTGTGGAAAACCTTCTGGCCCAGAGCGACAGCGTTCTGGCTGAGGCCGCTACGCTGGACGAGGCCCGCCTTGCCGCAGGAATTTTGGAACGCGGTGTGGCGGGCATTGTTGTATCCAGAGAGGCCGTGGCCGATCTCAAGACCATTGTCAGCCAGTGCAAGCTCGCGCAGGGGCATGAAGAACTGCTGCCCGCCGTGATCACCCGCGTGGAATCCGTGGGCCTCGGGCACCGCGTCTGCGCCGACACGCTCTCCATCCTGCGCAAGGGCCAGGGCATGCTGGTGGGCAATTCCAGCGCCTTTACCTTTCTTGTGCATGCGGAAACCGAACGCAACGAATATGTTGCCGCCCGCCCCTTCAGGGTCAATGCGGGGGCCGTGCATGCCTACGTGCGCCTGCCCGGCGACAAAACCACCTATCTTGGCGAATTCAAGGCGGGGCAGGAAGTGCTGATCGTGGACGCCAACGGCGAAACAAGCCTTGCCACCCTTGGCAGGGTCAAGATTGAAGTGCGCCCCATGCTGTTGGTTGAAGCCCAGGTTACCACCGAAGACGGCGTTAAAACCGGAGCGGTATTTTTGCAAAATGCTGAAACCATCCGCCTGACCACCCCCGGCGGCGAGCCGGTGAGCGTGGTGAGCCTGAAACCAGGCGATACTGTGCTGTGCCGCCTGGACGAAGCTGGTCGCCATTTTGGCATGCGCATCCGCGAAGACATCCGGGAGATATAA
- the pheA gene encoding prephenate dehydratase, which translates to MDDSNSHWPKGHPAAAADRQAASPDEAGARLAAIRHEIDAVDQDLLTLFNQRAALSLEVGRIKADVPGIIFKPLREKEVLDSLATRNPGPLPEEHLRAIWREIFSSSRSLQRPQNVAYLGPEGTFSYFAGVEYLGHAAQFRPCNDITQVFQEVASGQCELGVVPLENSLQGTVGVSFDLFLKYDVHIQAELFSRISHCLLSNAPSLAAVRTVYSHPQPLAQCGAWLRAHLPGAGLVPVESTAAAAQYAAGKEDAAAIGHGKLADLMGIAVLARRIEDEPGNWTRFVIIGPGDARSGSRTGGPQPGHTGADKTSLLFTTADKAGALSCVLDLLASNGINMRKLESRPLRGQRWKYVFFADVESDLEDPRYAPLLEKLHEVCTSFRILGSYPTGPQLDRLDLHSETPEQPAS; encoded by the coding sequence ATGGACGACAGCAACAGCCACTGGCCCAAGGGCCACCCCGCAGCCGCAGCAGACCGTCAGGCAGCCTCTCCTGATGAGGCGGGCGCGCGCCTTGCCGCCATCCGACACGAGATTGACGCCGTGGATCAGGATCTGCTCACGCTCTTTAACCAGCGGGCGGCCCTGAGCCTCGAGGTGGGGCGCATCAAGGCAGATGTGCCGGGCATTATCTTCAAGCCCCTGCGGGAAAAGGAAGTGCTGGACAGTCTGGCAACGCGCAACCCCGGGCCCTTGCCGGAGGAGCATCTGCGGGCCATCTGGCGCGAAATATTTTCTTCTTCCCGCTCCTTGCAGCGGCCCCAGAATGTGGCCTATCTCGGCCCGGAAGGCACGTTTTCCTACTTTGCGGGCGTGGAGTATCTGGGCCATGCCGCCCAGTTCCGCCCCTGCAACGATATCACGCAGGTCTTTCAGGAAGTGGCTTCCGGTCAGTGCGAGCTCGGCGTGGTGCCGCTGGAAAATTCCCTTCAGGGAACCGTGGGGGTGAGCTTTGACCTGTTCCTCAAGTACGATGTGCATATTCAGGCCGAGCTGTTCTCGCGCATTTCGCACTGTCTGCTGAGCAACGCGCCTTCGCTGGCCGCCGTGCGCACCGTGTATTCCCACCCCCAGCCCCTGGCCCAGTGCGGCGCGTGGCTGCGCGCCCATCTGCCCGGCGCTGGCCTTGTGCCGGTGGAATCCACCGCTGCCGCCGCGCAGTATGCCGCTGGCAAGGAAGACGCGGCAGCCATCGGCCACGGCAAGCTGGCCGACCTCATGGGCATTGCTGTTCTGGCCCGCCGCATTGAGGATGAACCCGGCAACTGGACGCGCTTTGTGATCATCGGCCCCGGCGACGCGCGCTCGGGCAGCCGCACGGGCGGCCCGCAGCCCGGCCATACCGGCGCGGACAAAACCTCGTTGCTGTTCACTACGGCAGACAAGGCTGGCGCGCTCTCATGCGTGCTTGACCTACTGGCAAGCAATGGAATCAACATGCGCAAGCTGGAATCGCGCCCCCTGCGCGGTCAGCGCTGGAAATATGTATTTTTTGCCGATGTGGAAAGCGATCTCGAAGATCCCCGCTACGCCCCCCTGCTGGAAAAACTGCACGAAGTCTGTACCAGCTTCCGCATACTGGGCAGCTACCCCACAGGGCCGCAACTGGACCGTCTTGACCTCCACTCGGAAACACCGGAGCAGCCAGCCTCATGA